Below is a genomic region from Zea mays cultivar B73 chromosome 9, Zm-B73-REFERENCE-NAM-5.0, whole genome shotgun sequence.
ATCTACGCTCCGGCCCAAGCCTCCCGACGACGGGTCTCCtcttcgctcgccaacttggccgtttttttcagaatttggatcacaaactcaacaccCTCAAACACTGCCTAGCTATTAGTAAGTTCGCTGGATTAAAGTTAACTGTTTGAACTGCTGTAGCTACAATTTATTTAGATAAAAATACTGTAGAAACACTAGAAATCAATACGGATTAAAACCAATACTGTAGAGACAGCCGTGCCAAAGTCCTGTATGGTTAACCCAACAAATGTCACCAGGATTGGAATTGCTTGCAGAGCGGAGACGGAATGAATAAAACAAGATCGATCCTCCAGCTGCCATGCATGCATCTCTTTTGCGACCAATAAGCCATATATAAGCATATATCTCTTTTGCTCTTCCTGCAAGAACATGATTCGTAGCAGCCTATCTTTGCTGGCGAGCAGCCGTCATCGATCGATCTCATTCGTTGTGTGAAGAAGAATTTGACCTTGGCTCATTCGCTGCTTATCTACTATCATCATGCTTACGCTCAGTTTGAGTTTATATCAGCTTATCCTCCGGTTATATATGATCGAGTCAATTTGACTGAAAATGATCAATACAACAAAAGAGCTTGCCTGCAGGGCCACGCACAAAGCACAGCAGCAGAATAAAAGGTAAAGAAAGCATCCCTTTGCTCTTCTTGGAAGAATGCATCTCAGCATTGCTCTTCTTGCAAGAGAACATAAAGATTGCTCCAAAGAGGAAGATACTATACTTATGCAACAGCTATATATAGACGACGACGTTATTGATCGATCTATCCGAAAGCATGCGCATAAGCTACACATTATTAAAACATCTAGGCTAGTTTGCGTACACACCGGAAGAACCTCGGGTATACTTATTGGATTTATATATCTTGCCTTCGAAACTGTATCAGcagcctatatatatatatatatatatgttctacacattctcttttctttctttctttctttctgtcAAGAAAAGTGTGTAATGAAAAAGTAGTATTAGGTTTTAAAATACAATAATttaaggaacaattggatctataccattaaaagatccaaactttagatatataccatggaccccacatgtcattgactcatgtggacccacatgtaagtgagatagtaatggtatggatccaaagtgatgatcttttaatggtatggatccaaatttcccataATTTAATGGCTTTCACTGACATGTATATTCTTCATTACTTGTTTTTGGCACAATGGAATATCTCTAGAAAGCGTGTATTAACTATTTCTCCTGATATATTTAATACACCTGCTGCTACCAGGTACCTACCAACTGTTTTGAAGCTTGCTGGGAAGCTTTGCTATCAAGTACCAGCTGTTGTCAAGATCAGTGGTGAGCACAGCAGTCGGTTGTTTTCCATGCATATTTAATTAAATAAATAATCGATTGTTGCGCTAGCTAGCTGATACTGTACATATATACTTGTTGTAGGGTTGTATATATAAGTAATGGACAGGTCGGCGGAGGTACTTGTGCTTGTCAGCTTCTTTCTTCAGCTGTTTCTGTTCTTCACTGGTGGGCTTCGGCAACGCACAAGAAACCCTTTGCTTCGATGCAGCATATGGGTAGCGTATGCGGGAGCTGACCTGGTAGCAATCTACGCTCTCGGTGTCCTGTCACGAGATGCGAATGCGATGGAAAACGGAACAGCGTCCCTTTGGGCACCTTTCCTCCTCATCCATCTCGGTGGCCAGGACACCATCACCGCCTTCTCCATGGAGGACAGCAGCCTGTGGAAGCGGCATGTGCTGAACCTGTTAGTCCAGGTGACCCTAGCGCTGtacgccttcttcttcttctggaagCCCAGCAGCACGCAGGTTCTTTTCCCCGGCGTCCTGCTGTTTGCCGCTGGGATCATCAAGTACGGAGAGAGGACAGCAGCCCTGATGCAGGGGGACCTGAGCAGCAGCATGGTGGTGGAGGAGCTGGTCACCTCCGACAACAGCAGAtcagagcagcagcagcagcagaaacCAGCACCCGATCTCGCGAACATCTGTGCTGACGCGTTGCGTTCGGCGCCGGGGATCCGGATGCTGTTCGCAGGCCACACGACGGCAAAAGTGGCCGGCGATCTTAGGAGCATCGTCGACTCCTATCCCTCGCCCTCCTCGTTTGATAGGCATACTTCCCTGTTCACGTTGATGGATGTGGAGCTTGCCATGGTGTACAGTGATCTCTACACTAAGGCCGCAGTGCTCCGTACGAGGGCAGGCATCGTATTCCGGTGCATCTCGCTGGCGTGTACCGTTGCCGCTCTcaccctcttcttcttcttctcgtcttCGTCCTCCTCATcctacagcagcagcgatggtgcCATCGTCATCACCTACACGCTGTTCATAGGAGGGCTTGCCGTGGACGTCTGCTCCCTGCTTAAGGTGTACATGGCGTCACCTTGGGCATGGGCGTGGGCGTGGCTGCGTCACCCTCGGACTCGGGCTGCTTCTCGCGTCTCTCGGTGCCTTCTCTCCTGGTGGGACATGACAAGCAGGCCGCTGTGGTCAAACACCATGGGGCAGTACAGGTTCGTATACTACGACGACGAATCCAGGTCGTGGTCGCCGCCGCCGTCTAGGCTCTCCGAGGTAGTGATGTGCATCGTGGGGAAGCTGGTCGGCGTCGGGAGGGACAAGGGGGGTTCGTTCTGTCTCAACAGGCTGCTGAAGACCAAGCAGGTGGTGGTGGACGACAATGTCACCCTGTGCCTGGTGAAGGAGATAGACGACATAGCCACCGCCGCTCGCCAGCCGCGCGATGAGCAGAAGCAGCAGCAGTGGTGGTGCCTCGGGCAGCTGCTACTGGAGGCAACGCAGCGGCGGCAGGAGCTGGCCAACGATTTTGTCCGCCTTGTATCCTGGCTGCACGCATGCACGGAGACCCTCCTGTGTCAGGCTGCGGATGCGGCGGCGGCCAACAAGGAAATCAGCATCGCCACCGGCACCGCAGGCGCCGCCGCTTCGGCCGACGTCTGCCGGAAGCTATCCAGGTACATGATGTACCTGGTGGCTGCAAACCCAGGAGGTGCTGCTTCCTCGCTTTTGCAGGAAGGCAACCCTGAAGCGGAGTTTCGGCGCTGTGATGGGTACCGTAGCTGTCGCACGGTTGACGAGCAGCGGGATGCTTGCATGCGCCTTCTGTGTGACGGCGGCGGCCCTGCAGCAGCGGAGGCCATGTCGACGACGCTGTGGCCCTGCTCGGCGACGTGGGATGAGACACTGGAGGAGCTGAAGCACATGTGGGCAAGGCTGCTCGTGTACGCCGCCTCCAGGTCCAGGCCCGAGGCGCACGCGGCGGCGCTGGCGAGAGGCGGGGAGCTCTTCACCTTCGTGTGGCTTCTCTTGTCCCACCACGGGCTCGGTGCTTCCTCCACTGCCTTCCGGGTGGAGGTAGATCTGGTGAAAGCTCATCGCAAACATGTCGACGACGACTCATCAAAGAGGGAAAGAAGATACTACGTCTTCGACAATCTCCCAGTGCACATGCAGATGGTTAACCGCCCACAACTGCAGAGCAAGCTAGCTTCGTCAACACCCACAGGTCGGTCGTAAATTAAACTAAATTAAATTAATTTAAAttaaattaataataattattattatatatatatacaggATCCGAGTCCCACTATTTGGCTGACTCCACGGTGGACCCCTAGACAATTACTGGAGGAACAAGCTTCAGCTCTTGTGGTTGCTATACAATATATTAATTGTTTCCACTTTTACATCTTTTATCAATAAAAATAAAATCATGACGTTATCGCTGAAAATTGCAATACACATACCTTATTAAATATATAATATATGGAGATTATTGCAATAGAGAACATATAGCAGTTGATTTCATTGTCTGTTATACTATTATTCATGTTGTTGTGACTGCTACTACTGTATTAATCTTTTATATATTATGTATTGAATTTATGCGCATCAATTTCTTCATCCTAGCTCGGCTCTCAAATATAGCTGCTAGCTGCTGAACTGGTGCAATATTGATGGGGCTGCTTGATGGTGTGGTGTTAACAAATGCCCCGGATGTACGTGTCAGGCCCCGTGCTAGAAAAATTTTAAGTTCTTATGCCGAATCTAAATTAGTAGTatctatatttttattaataataATTAACAACAATCTAAAACTCACAATAACATATAGTGTGATAGAATATAGGGAGATATCTATTTTATTTAAAAAACATTGTTGGGTTTTAAATGTGAAAGTGCCTCTAATCGGATGcttaaggcttccgagtagcacctctaaGATCTGTGTTCGATTCCCCTCGATGTTACGATGTCCTGTTCGCCACCCTCTGGTTGGGACATTGCAGAGCGGATAATTCCGAGTTAAGTTTTAAATAAAAATCTTATGTATTTATATTCAATCTTCTACAACGCTTCACTCTCATGGCGGCTAAATAATTCACCCTCTATTTTCTTTATttgatagttcaattttgcactatttGACGTCAAATTTAAAAATATGGGGTAGTACGTCTTTGTTGTGTCAAAGTAGGACATAAATATGACTTTAGTAGCTTTAATTTAGAGAAACTTTATTCACATAGACAAGCATGTGTTAGGATCCTATGAAGATTCATTCTTGGCTCGACGCTCAGCttaacactacaccaaaataagaaacttccgagaggcaaataacttcctacggtttttttcaaaaccgtaggaaataaataatttccgagtggcgactagtgcctctcggaagttaagttaacttccgacggccggccaagagcctctcggaagttaacttAACTTCCGACGGCCTCTCGGAAGTTCAGTTAACTTCCGACGGCTAGTCTGTGGCCTCTCGGAAGTTACTTATTCAGACGTTGACCGATCCGGGTATGCCTTAACTTCCGACGGTTTTGCTCagcgcctctcggaagttatctaTTTTAGGCTAACGGCGcgcgtgaaagggaattaggcttacacctagttcctaaataattttggtggttgaattgcccaacacaaatctttggactaactagtttgctctagtgtataagttatacaggtgtcaaaggttcgcacttagccaataaaaagatcaaattttggattcaacaaaggagcaaaggggcaaccgaaggcacccctggtctggcgcaccggactgtccggtgtgccaccggacatgtccggtgcaccagggggactcactttgaactctccaccttcgggaattcccagaggcgactcggctataattcaccggactgtccggtgtacaccggacagtgtccggtgcgccaagggagatcggcctcgggaactcgccagcctcgggaaacgccaacggctcgtccgctaaaattcaccggactgtccggtgtacaccggactgtccggtgtgccagcggagcaacggtcatctgcgcgcaacggtcgactctgcaaagtgtacagttgaattcagagtgtcagagcagaagtcagaggggcaccggactgtccggtgccacatgaggacaaagcctccaacggtcgaccagctccaatctcaacggctaggatgacgtggctggcgcaccggacatgtccggtgtgcaccggactgtccggtgcgtccatcgccagcagcttctccaacggctacaatattggatggtggctataaataccaccccaaccggccacttcaaggtgtgggagtccaagcaacattccaagtcatctagttgacatactcaagccctcccaaccacatatattcattgatccatcctatacacaagatttagtccactacaaccaacacaagtgccacaaaagagagagcaagcaattga
It encodes:
- the LOC100216695 gene encoding uncharacterized protein, yielding MDRSAEVLVLVSFFLQLFLFFTGGLRQRTRNPLLRCSIWVAYAGADLVAIYALGVLSRDANAMENGTASLWAPFLLIHLGGQDTITAFSMEDSSLWKRHVLNLLVQVTLALYAFFFFWKPSSTQVLFPGVLLFAAGIIKYGERTAALMQGDLSSSMVVEELVTSDNSRSEQQQQQKPAPDLANICADALRSAPGIRMLFAGHTTAKVAGDLRSIVDSYPSPSSFDRHTSLFTLMDVELAMVYSDLYTKAAVLRTRAGIVFRCISLACTVAALTLFFFFSSSSSSSYSSSDGAIVITYTLFIGGLAVDVCSLLKVYMASPWAWAWAWLRHPRTRAASRVSRCLLSWWDMTSRPLWSNTMGQYRFVYYDDESRSWSPPPSRLSEVVMCIVGKLVGVGRDKGGSFCLNRLLKTKQVVVDDNVTLCLVKEIDDIATAARQPRDEQKQQQWWCLGQLLLEATQRRQELANDFVRLVSWLHACTETLLCQAADAAAANKEISIATGTAGAAASADVCRKLSRYMMYLVAANPGGAASSLLQEGNPEAEFRRCDGYRSCRTVDEQRDACMRLLCDGGGPAAAEAMSTTLWPCSATWDETLEELKHMWARLLVYAASRSRPEAHAAALARGGELFTFVWLLLSHHGLGASSTAFRVEVDLVKAHRKHVDDDSSKRERRYYVFDNLPVHMQMVNRPQLQSKLASSTPTGSESHYLADSTVDP